The Granulicella sp. 5B5 nucleotide sequence AACGAACAGACCGGCCTCCTCGAGTTCAATCGCAAGACAAGCCTTGTAAGCACTTTCGAGCAAGCCCGGGCCCAGCACATTATGAACACGAAAGGCAGCATCGAGCGTTTTCTTCGCGATAAGGTCGAGCGCCTCACGTTCCAATCGCTACCACTCCTTCGCCGCAGTCCCCACGGTCAAGCCATCTTCCGCCGGCCCCTTCCAGCGCAGCACTGGTTTCCTCGCTGCCGTCGTCTCATCCAGCCGCTGCAGCCGAGTCGTATGCGGAGCCGTCCGCACTACCTCAGGATTCTCCTCCGCCTCGCGCGCAATCTGCTTCAGTGCATCGATCAGCAGGTCAAGCTCCTCGCGGCTCTCGCTCTCGGTCGGCTCAATCATCATCGCGCCGCTGACGACAAGCGGGAAGCTGACGGTGTACGCATGGAAGCCATAGTCAATCAGTCGCTTGCCCATGTCGCCGGTCTTCACGCCGTTCTTCGCCTGTAGCTTATCGCTGAACACCACCTCATGCAGCGACGGCGACTTATACGGCAGCTCAAACGTATCCAGCAGCTTCGCGCGAATGTAGTTCGCATTCAGCACGGCATCCTCCGTCGTCTGCCGCAGACCATCCGGCCCATTCGCCAGGATGTATGCCAGCGCACGGATGAACATCCCAAAGTTGCCATACCACGCACGCACACGGCCCACGCTCTGCGGCCGGTCGTAGTCGAGACCCAAAGAACCATCCGCCTTGGTCACTACTACAGGCTTCGGCAAAAACGGCTCCAGATGCTTCTTGCAAGCCACCGGCCCGCTGCCCGGTCCACCACCACCATGCGGAGTAGAAAACGTTTTGTGCAGGTTCAGGTGCATCACATCCACGCCAAAGTCGCCCGGCCGCGTCTTGCCGCACAGCGCATTCATGTTTGCGCCGTCCATGTATAGCAGCGCGCCCTTCGCATGAAGAATGTCGGCGATCTTATGGATGTCGCTCTCGAACACGCCAATCGTCGAAGGGTTCGTCAGCATTAGCGCGGCAGTATCTTCATCCACCATGCGCTCCAGCTCCGCCAGGTCCACCATGCCCAATGCGTTGCTCTTCAGGTTGGCGACCTCATACCCGCAGATCGCCGCCGTCGCCGGGTTCGTCCCATGCGCCGAGTCCGGCACAATAATCTTCTTCCGCGGGTTCCCATTCGCCGTGTGATACGCCCGCGCCAGCAGGATGCCCGTAAACTCACCATGCGCACCTGCTGCCGGTTGTAGCGTAATCGTATCCATGCCGGTGATCTCAATCAGCGCATCACTCAACACTTTCATGATTCCCAGCGCGCCCTGGCTCAGCGACTCCGGCTGATAGGGATGCGCCTCTGCCAGTCCCTCGAGCCGTGCGACGGTCTCATTGATGCGCGGGTTGTACTTCATCGTGCAGCTGCCCAGCGGATACATGCCAAGGTCGATCGCATAGTTCCATGTCGAGAGCCGCGTGAAGTGCCGAATGATCTCAATCTCACTCAGCTCCGGCATCGCACCAAGATCATCGGTGCGCGCCACATCACCCAGCAGGGAAGCGGCATCCACCGCCGGCACATCCAGCTCTGCCAGCCTGTAACCCTTCTTACCCGGCGACGACTTCTCAAAGATCAAATCTTCGTTCTGATTCACGTGCGTCGTCACCTTGCGCGGTGTTCCAACAAACTTATCTGACATGCCTTACCGCCTTTACTTGAAACTCAAAACTCTTCTTCATCTAACCCACTACCATCCGCCGAATACCCGCCAGCCACCGGCGCATCCATATCCTCTTCGCGCAGACTCAGCGCAATCACCGTGCCTGTCTCAAACTCAACAGTCAGCGCTCCAAGCTCTTCGCAAGAAGCCTTCGCCACGACCTCGCCAATCAAAGAACAAATAGCATTCCGATACTCCGGCTCACCAAACGCAACCGAAAACTCCTCAAACAGCAGATGCGGCC carries:
- the gcvPB gene encoding aminomethyl-transferring glycine dehydrogenase subunit GcvPB, which produces MSDKFVGTPRKVTTHVNQNEDLIFEKSSPGKKGYRLAELDVPAVDAASLLGDVARTDDLGAMPELSEIEIIRHFTRLSTWNYAIDLGMYPLGSCTMKYNPRINETVARLEGLAEAHPYQPESLSQGALGIMKVLSDALIEITGMDTITLQPAAGAHGEFTGILLARAYHTANGNPRKKIIVPDSAHGTNPATAAICGYEVANLKSNALGMVDLAELERMVDEDTAALMLTNPSTIGVFESDIHKIADILHAKGALLYMDGANMNALCGKTRPGDFGVDVMHLNLHKTFSTPHGGGGPGSGPVACKKHLEPFLPKPVVVTKADGSLGLDYDRPQSVGRVRAWYGNFGMFIRALAYILANGPDGLRQTTEDAVLNANYIRAKLLDTFELPYKSPSLHEVVFSDKLQAKNGVKTGDMGKRLIDYGFHAYTVSFPLVVSGAMMIEPTESESREELDLLIDALKQIAREAEENPEVVRTAPHTTRLQRLDETTAARKPVLRWKGPAEDGLTVGTAAKEW